In Brachionichthys hirsutus isolate HB-005 unplaced genomic scaffold, CSIRO-AGI_Bhir_v1 contig_542, whole genome shotgun sequence, the DNA window tattaagttaaaaaaaaaataataataaaaaaaaaaaaaaaccaaccttCTCTTTGAATTTCTCATTCATCGCTGCCATAAGCGCCGTGCGGTTCTCTTGGTTGGCCTCCATCTTTTGGTTGAGCTTCTCTTCGGTCAGCTTGCTGAAGTTGTTGTTCTCCTCCATTGCTTTCTGCAACACTTCCTTCTCATGCTCACGCTTCTCAGCCAATTGCTTCAAAACCTCAGCTTCATGGTTCTGGAAAAGATTAAAAGCTAAAGTGTTTAGCAAGACACAGAAATTACTCGTGATTTGGAAAGTCCATTTACGTGTCAAAATTAATTCTTACCTTGcgtctctcctctgctgcatcgAGCTTCCTCTGGATTTCTTCCAGCGAGACATCCTTCTTTTTGGGAGGGGATAGGGGGAAATCACCCTTTGCATCCGGGGCAGCCAGGATGACCTCAAAGGCTTGGCCGGATGCCCGTTTGTCAAGCTCCTTAACCTGGATATCTGAACACAGTGGTAGTTGAAAATAATGCATTAGAACAATGATTTACATTCAAATATGAAGTTATAGACTATAAGAATCAATACACAAGAGCTCACCTTCTGCGGTTGCCATCTTCAGAGTGTGCAGGTCAATTACCTGAAATATACGATAAGACAGTTGTGATCTTCAGATACAATCAACGAGTCCAAGTTCAGCCAACTCTTGATGTGTGATTTCCAATGTACTGAAGCAACGACTGATTTTCACAAAAAGGAGTACAGTAGCGACACCTGCTGACCGTCTTCAGCACTGCAAGCAACCACCGCCCATCGATACAAAAGCGGTCCACATGCCCCATTGTTTGATTTGGTGGCAGTTAATGATATTCAGACTAAGCAGTTCAGCATTCAAATGCCTCACAAGACCCGGGCGGGGTTTTTAAGGATCCAACAGCGGCTGCCTTAATAGTTATTGAACGAGacaagcttttttttggggggggggaaacaaaaggCTATGATCGGGGTGGGCAAAGCAGCCAGTGCCAGGTTCCAACAGACATGATGGACTCTGCTTATTAATGATGCGACGCCTCGAATGGGATCAGTGAGCAGATCAAGGGGAGACGATCATCAGAGAGCACCTGTTCATTGTGACCCAGCAAGGGAGGGGCGCACAAGTGAATTACAACAGGTTAAGATGCAGAAAGGCTTAGATTAAGCTGTTCGTGAACCATCCATAAGACCTTAAAtcgttaaaaataaataaatgaaatgagcGTCACAGAACTACAGCCGAATGACGCAGCTTCCTGGCGTCTTCGctcaagcagaaaacaaaggcgCGTTTATCAACAGGACGCTCAGCTGCCGACAAAGAGGGCGCTTCATATTCATTGGAAACGTCGAATAATAAGGACTTTCTCGCATCGTGGTGTCGGGCATTGTTGACCACAGGCACGCTGAAATGGCTCCCTCCCGAGTCTGCCCCTCCTCCGTCCTCGTTTGTCTCTCGGTTCCAGCGTCTCTCATCACACAATAGGTTAACGGACGGACcccgcccggggggggggggataaataaataaataaaaataatacatgaaaaataaggtaaacaaatacaaatcccTCGCGATCATCTACCTATCAGGCATAATGTTTCCAATCTCAAGCgctaacaaacaaaacaaaaaaacgaaagGATAATTGTGcaaactgcatttaaaaatgataaatataaCAGCGCCACGATTTCCGCAACTCACTTGCAGTCAGAAACAAAAAGCCACAGATTGCACTGGTTCGCTGAGCTGCGCGCTGCGCGCTGCACGCTGCGCCAGCCACTCACCGTCCACAAGctgcagccgctgctcctcGCACAGGGACGGATCCTCTGCTGCCGGAGCGCATCGGGCGCGTGCATTTAAATGGGCCGAAGCGCGTGTGCGTCACGCCCATTGCTGCCAATAATTGGTTGACTCCTCAGGCGAAGGCGGTTCTGGGAATTGGTGTTTCTCTATACCTTCAGAAGACGAGCTTCAGGGAAAACCTGAGAATAACAATTTATGGGAGGAAATCTGCGCCATCGGAGTTTGAATATGAATTTCAATGACGACACAATCCAGTGTTAGAAATTCATATTCAATCTCAGCACAGATCTACTTCCGTAGTCGTTTTACAGACATGTTAGTCACCGATTGACCAATTTactattttcatttaatttgcacTTAATCCAGATCTGGGTAGGCTaatattttgtttaatttttttattcatggttGTCTATGGCAACACTTCTGTGGTGGACATTGTAGATGGTAAGGGTTCCTTTTCTTAATCACAATTTAGATAATTATTTGTCACTGAAATACCTTGTTTTCCTGCTAACATACAACTTTGCTGGGGTTTAGGGGCGTAATGTCATCTCCTGGCGGTTCTTGTTTTGAGCATATCTGTGATGCCATTTACTTCTGAAGTCTGAGATGGTGGAAACAAGAACAATCTACCACAGCTATGCTTTACCTATCATCCAAAAGTTAAAGTGCCTCCGTGACTCCATCCTTTTTCTGAAGTTATTATCACACACACTTAGCACTAAACCGAATGTTAAAGTGATATCTTaaaatctttgtgttttctgcttaCACAAGTTAATCCAGCTTTCTTATGATACTATACTGAGCATTATGCAAATGCTGAGGCTTGGCTAGAATTCAGCTTCAATCGACCCAACCTAAACTATTGAGTTAGGGTCTATTTATAGCTCAACATTATTCTGACAGCAGGAGCAGATCACAAGCTTCCTCAGTCACATTGATGCTGTACTGGAAATATTTGTACCTGCACTGTGTGTGGTTAGATCTATTTTTACCATTGCTGCGTTGGATGCCATTTCATCTTCTGATTTAGGCCACTGATTTAGATTTTGTTGAAGACTCTGAGTGTGATTTTTGAATGCAGAGAGAGGGAAATACTTCCGGAGGCATGTGCATCTTCTTCTGCTCAGTCGGGTCAGCTTGCGTTGCTCCGGCTGAGCTGATCAGACGCTCACAGACGCCATGATTCAGTGTCACACTTCAGAATCAC includes these proteins:
- the LOC137914931 gene encoding stathmin-like, which codes for MATAEDIQVKELDKRASGQAFEVILAAPDAKGDFPLSPPKKKDVSLEEIQRKLDAAEERRKNHEAEVLKQLAEKREHEKEVLQKAMEENNNFSKLTEEKLNQKMEANQENRTALMAAMNEKFKEKDKKLGEVRKNKETKEGTSED